A genomic window from Chitinophaga pollutisoli includes:
- a CDS encoding site-specific DNA-methyltransferase, with protein MIPLPFLNQVIEGDCLQIMHGWPPNCIDMVLCDPPFGFTQNTWDQCIDLTYLWQILARIVKPSGAILLFGQGSFTAELILSNREQFRYKIVWIKSKATNFLNRLKQPLRKHEDICVFYKEQATFNPQMGRGKSYQVHRKGFKKETYGDFNSHTSSSDGQRYPTDVILYESYDFIYSRTCEHTNDGFYHPTQKPVELGSSLVRTYSNPGDTILDFACGSGSFLVAAAIENRQFIGIELNKNITKNGLPVDLIEVCRQRLKIFKQRSYSEFLWTPFH; from the coding sequence ATGATACCACTACCCTTCCTCAATCAGGTGATTGAAGGTGACTGCTTGCAGATCATGCACGGTTGGCCACCTAACTGCATTGACATGGTGCTTTGTGATCCACCTTTTGGATTTACTCAAAATACATGGGACCAATGCATCGATTTAACCTATCTCTGGCAGATTCTGGCAAGGATCGTCAAACCATCCGGTGCCATCCTTCTTTTTGGTCAAGGTAGTTTTACAGCTGAATTAATTCTAAGTAACCGGGAGCAGTTCAGATATAAAATAGTTTGGATTAAATCAAAAGCCACCAATTTTTTAAACAGACTCAAACAGCCATTAAGAAAACATGAAGATATATGTGTCTTTTATAAGGAGCAGGCTACGTTCAACCCACAAATGGGCCGCGGAAAATCATACCAGGTTCACCGCAAAGGGTTCAAAAAAGAAACATATGGTGACTTCAACAGCCACACCTCTTCCAGTGATGGCCAAAGATATCCAACGGATGTGATCCTCTACGAAAGTTACGACTTTATCTATAGTCGGACCTGTGAACACACAAACGATGGATTCTATCATCCCACGCAAAAACCTGTAGAACTTGGAAGCAGTTTGGTGAGAACGTATAGTAACCCTGGAGATACAATTCTGGATTTTGCGTGCGGCAGCGGCTCCTTTCTTGTTGCCGCAGCGATAGAAAACCGCCAGTTCATCGGCATTGAACTGAACAAGAACATTACAAAAAATGGACTGCCGGTAGACCTCATTGAAGTCTGCCGACAACGTCTAAAAATATTCAAGCAACGTTCCTATTCTGAATTCCTATGGACACCCTTCCATTAA
- a CDS encoding AAA family ATPase, whose product MPIHSQVLKKINIDQLKGLRNVEIGFDGNNLTAIMGLNGVGKSTVLHALACVYRPPMNIPGLINYQFQIFFTPTSHSIWAGSNFSITHSYSDGPTAHPNVQTHFRKAVDRWVPKKERRPERAVTFIGMRSAVPEIEKETKKTRIAFNAARVPIAHEVEIRRYAGVIMNRQYQALHTSNAYGKNYITLQHNNVEYSSLFMGAGEQRIIYILSEILKAPNSSLVLIEEIDVLMHQDALVKLLEIIDRIARRKNLQVVFTTHAHSILDLPFINYRHLLQTNTNTLCFNETKPDALHRLTGRHLRPLEIFIEDDLAEAIANKVAAGLKMSRFIETTKFGAATNCFTAVAATYLRRTDNKDKMLFVLDGDEYRTDEEKITRIGKALTGTTDENDQQRAEALVKITQFDIPPNRKPEHYYHGLICALDDRNLSDEELEWVSAAREIEHVEDGHLYFNEIIERMGVSRENGLTRLVDILRKCPEWAQIVQPVHDWLDGKRPELEEH is encoded by the coding sequence ATGCCAATACATAGTCAGGTATTAAAAAAAATAAATATAGATCAACTGAAAGGACTACGGAATGTTGAGATTGGATTTGACGGAAACAATCTTACAGCTATAATGGGGTTAAATGGGGTCGGCAAATCCACTGTATTACATGCATTGGCATGTGTTTATAGACCACCTATGAATATCCCCGGATTGATAAATTACCAATTTCAGATATTCTTTACTCCAACTTCTCACTCTATTTGGGCGGGTAGTAATTTTTCAATCACCCATAGTTATTCTGACGGACCCACAGCCCACCCAAATGTTCAAACACATTTTAGAAAAGCTGTTGACCGCTGGGTGCCAAAAAAGGAACGGCGGCCAGAAAGGGCGGTAACTTTCATAGGTATGCGTTCGGCAGTACCTGAGATTGAAAAGGAGACTAAAAAAACGCGGATAGCGTTCAATGCGGCCCGTGTGCCAATTGCTCATGAGGTTGAAATACGAAGATACGCAGGAGTGATAATGAACAGGCAATACCAGGCACTTCACACCAGTAATGCCTATGGGAAGAATTATATTACTCTTCAACATAATAATGTGGAGTATTCTTCCTTGTTTATGGGTGCTGGCGAACAACGTATAATATATATTCTTTCGGAAATACTTAAAGCCCCCAATAGCTCTTTAGTATTAATTGAAGAGATTGATGTGTTAATGCACCAGGATGCATTAGTCAAATTGCTTGAAATTATTGATAGGATTGCGCGGAGGAAGAATCTTCAGGTAGTATTTACAACACATGCACATTCTATTTTGGATCTTCCATTCATTAACTACAGGCACTTACTTCAAACAAATACTAATACACTTTGCTTTAACGAAACCAAGCCGGATGCATTGCATCGTTTAACTGGACGGCATCTTAGACCACTTGAAATATTCATTGAAGATGATTTGGCGGAGGCAATTGCAAATAAGGTGGCCGCTGGATTGAAAATGAGCCGTTTCATCGAAACAACAAAGTTTGGGGCTGCTACTAACTGTTTCACAGCCGTTGCTGCAACATATTTAAGAAGGACGGATAATAAGGATAAAATGCTTTTTGTATTGGATGGCGATGAGTACAGAACAGATGAGGAGAAGATTACACGGATTGGAAAAGCTCTTACAGGGACTACAGATGAAAATGACCAGCAAAGAGCTGAAGCGTTAGTTAAAATTACTCAGTTTGACATTCCACCGAATCGTAAGCCAGAACATTACTATCATGGTTTGATCTGTGCGCTTGATGATAGGAATTTGAGTGATGAAGAGCTTGAATGGGTAAGTGCGGCAAGAGAAATTGAGCACGTAGAGGATGGGCATTTGTATTTTAATGAAATTATCGAGAGGATGGGTGTTTCCAGAGAAAATGG
- a CDS encoding JAB domain-containing protein: MQEQSNVINIVSEISVTFTPSLPPSQCPKISSPKEAHDLFRSNWNMDTFYLQEELKVMFLDHSLHVMGIMTICTGSKTTCNCDLPKLFGAALKASCTKFILAHNHPSGCMKASTADINLTKKVTEGCRLLDLQLLDHQILGDDGYLSMADEGLLL, translated from the coding sequence ATGCAGGAACAATCTAATGTAATAAACATCGTATCAGAAATCTCAGTGACTTTCACTCCTTCTCTCCCTCCTTCTCAGTGCCCAAAAATATCATCACCGAAGGAAGCGCATGATCTTTTCAGATCCAATTGGAATATGGACACCTTCTACCTTCAGGAAGAATTGAAAGTCATGTTCCTTGATCATTCGCTGCATGTCATGGGCATTATGACAATCTGCACTGGCAGCAAAACCACCTGTAACTGTGACTTACCTAAACTATTCGGTGCAGCTCTGAAAGCATCTTGCACAAAGTTCATACTTGCACACAATCACCCTTCTGGCTGCATGAAGGCAAGCACTGCTGATATTAACCTTACAAAAAAGGTGACTGAGGGATGCCGACTTCTTGATCTGCAGTTATTGGATCATCAGATTTTGGGAGACGATGGCTATCTCTCAATGGCTGATGAAGGGCTACTCCTGTAG